Proteins from a single region of Candidatus Amarolinea dominans:
- a CDS encoding DUF1385 domain-containing protein, with the protein MEGVMMRGRQRMVVAVRNPSGEIVIHEEPLTARIYTSSWGQWPFVRGLSLLWDTLGLGMRALMWSADVAMSEEEQKIEFSGPVAWTTVAFSLLVSIGLFFLLPTSIAHFLERWFPGQLASAAIEGVVRLGLFVAYLWVIGLMPDIRRVFMYHGAEHKTINAYEAGVALTPSEVRKFTVQHPRCGTSFLFIVVALSIVLFAPFHFDQWYLRLASRLLLIPVLAGIAYEFIRYTASHLDNRLVRALIQPGLWLQGLTTREPDDSMLACAIAALVPVLAADGIQVEMPARTAPAAMPAPLAA; encoded by the coding sequence ATGGAAGGGGTGATGATGCGCGGACGCCAGCGCATGGTCGTTGCTGTGCGTAACCCCAGCGGTGAGATCGTGATACACGAAGAGCCGTTGACGGCTCGCATCTATACCAGTTCGTGGGGCCAATGGCCGTTCGTGCGCGGCCTTTCATTGCTCTGGGATACCCTGGGCCTGGGCATGCGCGCGCTCATGTGGTCGGCTGACGTGGCCATGAGCGAAGAGGAACAGAAGATCGAGTTCAGCGGCCCCGTGGCCTGGACCACGGTGGCTTTCTCCCTGTTGGTTTCCATCGGCCTCTTCTTCCTCTTGCCGACATCCATCGCCCATTTTCTGGAACGCTGGTTCCCCGGGCAGCTCGCCAGCGCCGCCATCGAGGGTGTTGTGCGTCTGGGGCTATTCGTGGCCTATTTGTGGGTCATCGGTCTTATGCCAGACATCCGCCGGGTCTTCATGTACCACGGCGCCGAGCACAAGACGATCAACGCGTACGAGGCCGGCGTTGCCCTGACCCCGTCCGAAGTACGCAAGTTCACGGTGCAGCATCCGCGCTGTGGCACCAGTTTCCTGTTCATCGTGGTGGCGCTCTCGATTGTGCTCTTCGCGCCGTTCCATTTCGACCAGTGGTATCTGCGCCTGGCCTCGCGCCTGCTGCTGATTCCGGTCCTGGCCGGGATCGCGTATGAATTCATTCGCTACACCGCCAGTCATCTCGATAATCGCCTGGTACGCGCGCTCATTCAGCCCGGCCTGTGGCTGCAAGGGCTGACCACGCGCGAGCCGGATGACTCGATGCTGGCCTGCGCCATCGCCGCCCTGGTTCCGGTGCTGGCTGCCGATGGCATTCAGGTTGAAATGCCGGCCAGGACGGCGCCCGCAGCGATGCCGGCGCCGCTGGCCGCGTAA
- a CDS encoding PEP/pyruvate-binding domain-containing protein, with protein sequence MPELPSDAPPILEVYLQLSQYPILARQIRRRMREEIYRRGITTSEKFENEARDKAIKSQRREGMMNPLSEEDADQWEQRLQHIRNYLTDFYFAYNLPFDLLQRLIDEAIAQRLPGGDSSTRLTFNPELAPLDFLLRKAQQYENLPPEKLEQVSHHLEEVIVVLTKTMISDQLSFVHLAKAWFTAADFRYIQARRIGGGKIGGKAAGMLLAWKILQTAAPHLARQVQIPRSYFIGADVFYDFLSLNDIEYINQKYKTAEEIAADYPVIEHAYAQAHLPEAVTAHLSDILREVGKRPLIVRSSSLLEDNFGTSFAGKYHSYFCPNQGTAEENLAALTLAIRRVYASAHNPDALLYRRRMGLLDYDERMAILLQEVQGQAYRDYFFPAAAGVAFSFAPIVWNPRLRREEGFVRLVMGLGTRAVERVGEDYPRLVTLSHPLLRPEVSPSAIRRYSQRLVDVIDLKKNELTTLPLRQVIDWQYPPLRWLASADKGDTLLPIFSLGPELASERLVPTFDNLLQRTSFVPLIKEVLATLEQHYGAPVDMEFALSFIPGAKQPEIAFHLLQCRPQSTMNGEVISAAPADLNEADRFLLAHRMAPKGRVPKIEYVIFVDPTAYGNLRQPTQQLEVARCVGRLNRALAKHPFMLIGPGRWGSANLDLGVPVTYADIFNARALVEMAVAHRGITPEPSYGTHFFQDLVESRIYPLALYPDDGRDWLNQAFLNQAPNQLVALTPQDAALAGCVKVIHIPTARDGQVMELRMDGKLGVAYFTRATE encoded by the coding sequence ATGCCAGAACTGCCATCAGATGCACCTCCGATCTTAGAAGTCTATCTGCAGTTGTCGCAATATCCGATTTTGGCGCGGCAGATCCGGCGGCGTATGCGCGAGGAGATCTATCGGCGCGGCATTACCACCTCTGAAAAATTCGAAAATGAGGCCCGCGACAAGGCTATCAAATCGCAGCGCCGCGAAGGCATGATGAACCCGCTGAGCGAAGAGGATGCCGATCAGTGGGAACAGCGGCTGCAGCACATTCGCAATTATCTGACCGATTTCTACTTCGCCTATAACCTGCCGTTCGACCTTTTGCAGCGCCTGATTGACGAGGCGATCGCGCAGCGCCTGCCCGGCGGCGACAGCAGCACGCGTTTGACCTTCAACCCGGAGTTGGCGCCGCTCGATTTCCTGTTGCGCAAGGCGCAGCAGTACGAAAACTTGCCGCCGGAGAAACTGGAGCAGGTGAGCCACCACCTGGAAGAGGTCATTGTCGTGCTCACCAAGACGATGATCAGCGACCAGTTGAGCTTTGTACACCTGGCCAAGGCCTGGTTCACCGCGGCTGACTTTCGCTACATCCAGGCGCGGCGCATTGGGGGAGGCAAAATTGGGGGCAAAGCCGCGGGCATGCTGCTGGCATGGAAAATTCTGCAGACTGCTGCCCCGCACCTGGCGCGCCAAGTGCAGATTCCGCGCTCCTACTTTATCGGCGCGGATGTGTTCTATGACTTCCTGTCGCTCAACGACATCGAGTACATCAACCAAAAGTACAAGACAGCCGAGGAAATTGCCGCGGACTACCCGGTGATCGAGCATGCCTATGCACAGGCTCATTTGCCCGAAGCGGTTACTGCGCACCTGAGCGATATTCTGCGTGAGGTGGGCAAGCGGCCGCTCATTGTGCGATCTTCCAGCCTGTTGGAGGACAACTTTGGCACGTCGTTTGCCGGCAAGTATCACAGCTACTTTTGCCCCAACCAGGGCACGGCCGAGGAAAACCTGGCTGCGCTCACCCTGGCGATCCGCCGCGTCTATGCCAGTGCGCATAATCCCGACGCGTTGCTCTATCGCCGGCGCATGGGCCTGCTCGACTATGATGAGCGCATGGCGATTCTGCTGCAAGAGGTGCAGGGCCAGGCCTACCGTGACTATTTCTTCCCGGCGGCGGCCGGTGTCGCGTTCAGTTTTGCCCCCATCGTTTGGAACCCGCGCCTGCGCCGCGAAGAAGGCTTCGTGCGCCTGGTCATGGGCCTGGGCACGCGGGCCGTCGAACGCGTGGGTGAGGACTACCCGCGCCTGGTGACGCTCAGCCATCCCTTGCTGCGGCCTGAAGTCTCCCCCAGCGCCATCCGCCGCTACTCGCAGCGCCTGGTGGATGTCATTGATCTCAAGAAGAACGAACTGACCACGCTGCCGCTGCGCCAGGTCATTGATTGGCAGTATCCGCCCCTGCGCTGGCTGGCTTCGGCCGACAAGGGCGACACGCTGCTGCCGATCTTCTCGCTTGGCCCTGAGCTGGCCTCCGAACGACTGGTGCCGACGTTCGACAACCTGCTGCAGCGCACAAGTTTTGTGCCGCTCATCAAAGAGGTGTTGGCCACCCTGGAACAGCACTACGGCGCGCCGGTGGACATGGAGTTTGCGCTCAGCTTCATACCCGGCGCCAAGCAGCCAGAAATTGCCTTTCACCTGTTGCAGTGTCGCCCGCAAAGCACGATGAACGGCGAAGTGATCAGCGCGGCGCCTGCAGACCTGAATGAGGCCGATCGCTTCTTGCTGGCCCACCGCATGGCGCCCAAAGGCCGCGTGCCCAAGATCGAGTATGTTATCTTTGTGGACCCCACTGCCTACGGGAATCTGCGCCAGCCTACCCAACAACTTGAGGTGGCGCGCTGTGTCGGGCGTTTGAACCGGGCGCTGGCGAAACACCCTTTCATGTTGATCGGGCCAGGGCGTTGGGGTTCGGCCAATCTCGACTTGGGCGTGCCGGTGACCTATGCGGATATTTTCAACGCCAGGGCGCTCGTCGAAATGGCCGTGGCGCATCGGGGCATCACGCCGGAGCCGTCCTACGGCACCCACTTCTTTCAGGACCTGGTCGAGTCGCGCATCTACCCGTTGGCGCTTTACCCGGATGACGGCCGCGATTGGTTGAATCAGGCTTTCCTGAACCAGGCGCCGAATCAGTTGGTCGCCCTGACGCCCCAGGATGCCGCCCTGGCCGGCTGTGTCAAGGTCATTCACATCCCGACAGCGCGCGACGGACAGGTGATGGAGCTGCGCATGGATGGCAAGCTGGGCGTGGCCTATTTCACCCGCGCCACGGAATAA
- a CDS encoding Glu/Leu/Phe/Val dehydrogenase, which produces MDNNKPNPFEIAQRQLDEAAAILKLDPAVHELLRWPLRELHVTLPVKMDDGITKIFHGFRVQYNDARGPTKGGLRFHPEETIDTVRALAAWMTWKTAVVDIPLGGARGGVICNPREMSAGELERLSRAYIRQVGRIIGLEKDVPAPDVYTTPQIMAWMVDEFSFMQGYNEFGVITGKPLALGGSAGRGDATARGGIFTLREAGKVLGIDLKGATTAVQGYGNAGSFGHKLGEELLGLKIVAVSDSRGGIYSSQGLDYGKVMAFKQETGSVVGFPGTDKLTNEELLELDVTVLMPSALENVITEANAANIRAKISVELANGPTTPEADRILHDRGVYVIPDFLCNAGGVTVSYFEMVQNAYDYYWDEDLVHERLDRKMTTAFHAVHKMAQERGVHNRLAAYLVAVNRVAEAVRLRGWA; this is translated from the coding sequence ATGGATAACAACAAGCCCAACCCCTTCGAGATTGCACAGCGCCAACTCGACGAAGCCGCCGCGATTCTGAAACTCGATCCGGCGGTGCATGAACTTCTGCGCTGGCCGCTCCGCGAATTGCATGTCACCCTGCCAGTCAAGATGGATGATGGCATCACCAAGATCTTTCACGGTTTTCGCGTGCAATACAACGATGCACGCGGGCCGACGAAGGGCGGTCTTCGCTTCCACCCTGAGGAGACCATTGACACGGTGCGTGCCCTGGCCGCGTGGATGACCTGGAAGACGGCCGTGGTAGATATTCCGCTGGGCGGCGCCAGGGGCGGCGTCATCTGCAATCCCAGGGAGATGTCGGCCGGCGAACTGGAGCGCCTGAGCCGCGCCTATATCCGCCAGGTGGGCCGCATTATTGGACTCGAAAAGGACGTGCCCGCGCCGGATGTCTACACGACACCGCAAATCATGGCGTGGATGGTAGACGAGTTCTCATTCATGCAGGGCTACAATGAGTTTGGCGTCATCACCGGCAAGCCGCTGGCCCTGGGTGGCTCGGCGGGCCGCGGTGACGCGACCGCACGCGGTGGCATCTTCACCTTGCGTGAGGCCGGCAAGGTGCTGGGCATTGACCTCAAGGGCGCCACAACGGCGGTCCAAGGCTATGGCAACGCCGGCTCCTTCGGCCACAAGCTGGGCGAGGAACTGCTCGGCCTCAAGATCGTGGCCGTCTCGGACTCGCGCGGCGGCATCTACAGCAGCCAGGGCCTTGATTACGGGAAGGTGATGGCCTTCAAGCAGGAGACCGGCTCTGTGGTGGGCTTCCCCGGCACCGACAAGCTGACCAACGAAGAGCTGCTCGAACTCGATGTGACCGTGCTCATGCCCTCCGCGCTTGAGAACGTCATCACCGAGGCGAACGCGGCCAACATCCGCGCCAAGATCAGCGTCGAGCTGGCCAATGGCCCCACGACACCGGAAGCCGATCGCATTCTGCACGACCGTGGCGTCTACGTCATCCCGGACTTCCTGTGCAATGCCGGCGGCGTCACCGTCTCCTATTTCGAGATGGTGCAGAACGCGTATGACTACTACTGGGATGAGGACCTGGTGCATGAGCGCCTCGACCGCAAGATGACGACCGCGTTCCATGCGGTGCATAAGATGGCGCAGGAGCGTGGCGTCCACAACCGGCTGGCGGCCTACCTGGTAGCCGTCAATCGTGTGGCTGAGGCTGTCCGTCTGCGCGGCTGGGCGTAG
- a CDS encoding thioredoxin domain-containing protein — protein MTSQRTVQHVGSEPLFSNRLSSETSPYLRQHAHNPVDWYPWGEEALTRARDENKPILLSIGYSTCHWCHVMAHESFEDPDTAALMNRHFINIKVDREERPDLDAIYMDAVQAMTGSGGWPMTLFLAPDGVPFYAGTYFPPAPRYGMPSFRQLLLNLAAAYQRRPQDIQRNAEQIRQMLRQATLVQPSSAALTPQVLDHAYQDLAARFDTRDAGFGQAPKFPPSMALEFLLRYHARSGQPNALTMAEQTLEHMARGGIYDQLGGGFHRYATDDHWLVPHFEKMLYDNAQLARVYALAFQITGKPLYRQITEEILAYVLREMTSPEGGFYTAQDADSEGEEGKFFVWTQAEVRDLLGQKDAELFGRYYDVTARGNFEMTNILHVEKPLAVVASQAGITPEHLAAVIERGRAQLFAARQQRVAPGLDDKVLTSWNGLMLATFADAARILGRDDYRQVALAAATFLLSRLRDPQNGRLLRTYRDGQAKLSAYLEDYALLAEGLLALYQATFDLRWLHEAQTLADLMLQHFWDADLGAFFSTSDDHETLIARPKEVVDNAMPSANASAAGVLLHLGRLLGHETYERHGVAVLQLLHEGMMQAPGAFSRLLCVLDSYLAPPAEIAIIGAASAPDTQALLTEVWRTYLPNTLVAVAPADDRAARALIPMLAGRDQVGGQATAYVCENHTCQLPVNTASALRQQLTRQAPARKERQP, from the coding sequence ATGACATCACAGCGGACCGTCCAGCACGTTGGCAGCGAACCACTGTTCAGCAACCGGCTGAGCAGCGAAACCAGTCCCTATCTGCGCCAGCATGCGCACAACCCGGTGGACTGGTATCCCTGGGGCGAGGAAGCCCTGACCCGCGCCCGAGACGAAAACAAACCGATTCTCCTGAGCATCGGTTATAGCACCTGTCACTGGTGCCACGTCATGGCGCATGAATCGTTCGAGGACCCCGACACGGCCGCGCTGATGAACCGCCATTTCATCAACATCAAGGTGGACCGCGAAGAACGCCCCGACCTGGACGCGATCTACATGGACGCGGTGCAGGCCATGACCGGCAGCGGTGGCTGGCCCATGACCCTGTTCTTGGCGCCCGACGGTGTGCCGTTCTATGCTGGCACCTACTTCCCGCCGGCCCCACGCTACGGTATGCCCAGCTTTCGCCAACTCCTGCTGAACCTGGCCGCCGCGTACCAGCGTCGTCCCCAGGACATTCAGCGCAACGCTGAACAAATTCGTCAGATGCTGCGCCAGGCCACGCTCGTGCAGCCCTCCAGCGCGGCGCTAACCCCCCAGGTGCTCGATCACGCCTACCAGGACTTGGCCGCCCGTTTCGATACGCGCGACGCCGGCTTCGGCCAGGCGCCCAAGTTCCCACCCTCGATGGCCCTGGAATTCCTCCTGCGCTATCATGCCCGCAGCGGTCAGCCCAACGCCCTGACGATGGCCGAACAGACCCTGGAGCACATGGCACGCGGCGGCATCTACGATCAGCTTGGCGGCGGTTTTCATCGCTACGCCACCGATGACCACTGGCTGGTGCCCCACTTCGAGAAGATGCTCTACGACAACGCCCAGTTGGCACGCGTGTACGCCCTGGCCTTTCAGATCACCGGTAAGCCTCTTTATCGCCAGATCACCGAAGAAATCCTGGCCTACGTGCTGCGCGAGATGACGAGCCCGGAGGGCGGTTTCTACACCGCGCAGGACGCCGATAGCGAGGGCGAGGAGGGCAAGTTTTTTGTCTGGACCCAGGCCGAAGTACGCGACCTGTTGGGCCAGAAGGACGCGGAGCTGTTTGGCCGCTATTACGATGTGACGGCGCGCGGCAACTTCGAGATGACGAACATCCTGCACGTCGAGAAACCACTGGCTGTGGTTGCCAGCCAGGCCGGGATCACGCCGGAGCACCTGGCAGCCGTGATCGAACGCGGGCGCGCGCAGCTCTTCGCCGCCCGCCAGCAGCGAGTGGCGCCGGGTCTCGACGACAAGGTGCTGACCTCCTGGAACGGACTGATGCTGGCGACCTTTGCCGATGCCGCGCGCATCCTGGGACGCGACGACTATCGCCAGGTGGCCCTGGCCGCGGCCACCTTCCTGCTCAGCCGCCTGCGCGATCCGCAAAACGGCCGCCTGCTGCGCACCTACAGGGATGGTCAGGCCAAACTCAGCGCCTATCTGGAAGATTACGCGCTGCTGGCCGAAGGCTTGCTGGCTCTCTATCAGGCCACCTTCGACCTGCGTTGGCTGCATGAAGCACAGACCCTGGCCGACCTCATGCTTCAGCATTTCTGGGATGCCGACCTGGGCGCCTTCTTCAGCACCAGCGATGACCATGAAACCCTCATCGCTCGCCCCAAGGAGGTGGTGGACAACGCCATGCCGTCGGCCAATGCCAGTGCCGCCGGGGTGCTGCTGCACCTGGGACGTTTGTTGGGTCACGAGACGTATGAGCGCCACGGAGTCGCGGTGCTGCAACTTCTACACGAAGGTATGATGCAGGCGCCCGGCGCGTTTAGCCGCCTGCTGTGCGTGCTTGATTCCTACCTGGCTCCCCCGGCCGAAATCGCCATCATCGGCGCCGCTTCTGCGCCAGACACCCAGGCCCTGCTCACCGAAGTCTGGCGGACCTATCTGCCCAACACCCTGGTGGCCGTGGCCCCGGCCGATGATCGCGCCGCCCGTGCCTTGATCCCCATGCTCGCCGGCCGCGACCAGGTGGGCGGTCAGGCCACCGCCTACGTGTGCGAAAACCACACCTGTCAACTGCCGGTGAACACCGCCAGCGCCCTGCGCCAGCAGCTCACCCGCCAGGCGCCAGCGAGAAAGGAACGTCAGCCATGA
- a CDS encoding glycerophosphodiester phosphodiesterase, which produces MRHDGTRTLNFAHRGARQAAPENTLAAFGRAVDLGADGIELDTLLSQDGALVVCHNFDVDETSNGSGRVHDLPLAALRELDFGGWFDPAFAGTQIPTLDEVFDLVGSRVLVNVEMKTLSLRSDGLEAALAGLVRQRNLYDQVIVSSFNPFALIRLRRLDPRIETGLLYSTDLPFYLRRPWLLPWVRPQALHPEHVLVDAGYMAWARGRGYGVNVWTVNEEADMRRLLALGVTSIITDVPDRLRRVQAGR; this is translated from the coding sequence ATGCGACACGATGGGACGCGAACATTGAATTTTGCCCACCGGGGCGCGCGGCAGGCGGCGCCCGAAAATACCCTGGCCGCGTTTGGCCGGGCCGTTGACCTGGGCGCGGACGGCATCGAGCTGGATACGCTGCTCAGCCAGGATGGGGCGCTGGTGGTATGTCACAACTTCGATGTGGATGAAACCAGCAACGGCAGTGGCCGCGTCCACGATCTACCGCTGGCTGCGCTGCGTGAGCTGGATTTTGGCGGCTGGTTCGATCCCGCGTTTGCCGGCACGCAGATTCCGACGCTGGATGAAGTGTTCGATCTGGTGGGGAGCCGTGTGCTGGTCAATGTCGAGATGAAGACGCTCAGCCTGCGCTCTGACGGCCTGGAGGCCGCACTGGCGGGTCTGGTGCGCCAGCGCAACCTGTACGATCAGGTGATCGTGTCGTCGTTCAATCCTTTCGCGCTGATCCGCCTGCGCCGCCTTGATCCACGCATCGAAACCGGCCTGCTCTATTCCACCGACCTGCCGTTTTACCTGCGCCGGCCCTGGCTGCTCCCCTGGGTGCGGCCGCAGGCCCTACACCCTGAGCACGTCTTGGTGGATGCGGGCTACATGGCCTGGGCGCGGGGCCGCGGCTATGGCGTCAACGTGTGGACGGTGAACGAAGAGGCGGACATGCGCCGTCTGCTGGCGCTGGGCGTGACCAGCATCATCACCGATGTGCCTGACCGCCTGCGGCGCGTGCAAGCCGGGCGCTAA
- the aspS gene encoding aspartate--tRNA ligase, with translation MLKSHRCGDLRLTDAGQTVTLAGWLHRRRDHGGLIFLDLRDRSGLVQVTINADRTAAAHASASQTRVEFVLQIKGTVAARPAELRNANMATGDIEVIADEVIVLNTAKTPPFYINEESAVDEVVRLKYRYLDLRRATLQRNLILYDRIVRTIRSFLHERQFMEIETPILIKSTPEGARDYVVPSRVHPGEFYALPQSPQQLKQLLMVAGFERYFQIARCFRDEDLRADRQPEFTQLDLEMSFVDRDDVMGLIEAMLIHLVHSVAQPGEASITGKRIQQMPFPRLTYAEAMARFGNDRPDLRFGLELCNLGHLFADSAFSVFKNAVAGGGEVKAICVPGCAGYSRKQLDELTEQVKRYGAQGLAWLALPEGIAPELGSVRSSFAKFLSQAEFDGLLQQTGARPGDLVLVVAAAPAVVAQALSNLRLEMGRRLGLLADNVFAFCWVTDFPLLEFSAEEARWTAVHHPFTAALDEDWPRLESDPGSVRAQAYDIILNGWEVGGGSIRIHRRDLQNRLFTRLGIDEETQQLQFSQLLDAFEFGAPPHGGIALGMARLVALFAGAGNIREVIAFPKTAAAGDLLFGAPSAIAEAQLAELHLRIVND, from the coding sequence ATGCTCAAATCGCACCGTTGTGGCGATCTTCGCTTGACCGACGCCGGCCAGACCGTCACCCTGGCCGGGTGGTTGCACCGCCGCCGTGATCACGGCGGCCTGATTTTTCTTGACCTGCGCGACCGCAGTGGCCTGGTGCAGGTGACGATCAACGCTGACCGCACCGCGGCCGCACACGCCAGTGCCAGTCAGACGCGCGTGGAGTTTGTCCTGCAGATCAAAGGCACGGTGGCCGCGCGGCCGGCCGAATTGCGCAATGCCAACATGGCAACAGGCGACATCGAAGTAATCGCCGACGAGGTGATCGTGCTCAACACGGCCAAGACTCCACCCTTTTACATCAACGAGGAGAGCGCGGTAGACGAAGTGGTGCGCCTGAAGTACCGCTACCTTGACCTGCGGCGGGCCACCTTGCAGCGCAACCTCATTCTCTACGACCGCATCGTGCGCACCATCCGCAGCTTCCTGCACGAGCGCCAGTTCATGGAAATCGAGACCCCCATTCTGATCAAGTCCACGCCGGAGGGCGCGCGTGACTATGTGGTGCCCAGCCGCGTCCATCCCGGTGAATTCTACGCGCTGCCGCAGTCGCCGCAGCAGCTCAAGCAACTGCTGATGGTGGCCGGCTTCGAGCGCTACTTCCAGATTGCCCGCTGCTTCCGTGACGAAGACCTGCGCGCCGACCGTCAGCCAGAGTTTACCCAGCTCGACCTGGAAATGTCGTTCGTAGATCGCGACGACGTGATGGGGCTGATCGAAGCGATGCTGATTCACCTGGTACACAGCGTGGCGCAGCCCGGCGAGGCCAGCATCACCGGGAAGCGCATCCAGCAGATGCCCTTCCCGCGCCTGACCTACGCCGAGGCGATGGCACGCTTTGGCAACGACCGCCCTGATCTGCGCTTTGGTCTGGAGTTGTGCAACCTGGGCCACCTGTTCGCCGACAGCGCCTTCAGCGTCTTCAAGAACGCGGTGGCCGGCGGGGGCGAGGTCAAGGCGATCTGTGTGCCGGGCTGCGCCGGCTACTCGCGCAAACAGTTGGATGAGCTGACCGAGCAGGTCAAGCGTTACGGTGCGCAAGGCCTGGCCTGGCTGGCGCTGCCTGAGGGCATCGCGCCTGAACTGGGCAGCGTGCGCTCATCGTTTGCCAAATTCCTGAGCCAGGCCGAGTTCGACGGCCTGCTGCAGCAAACCGGCGCCCGACCCGGCGACCTGGTGCTGGTGGTGGCGGCCGCACCGGCCGTGGTGGCGCAGGCGCTCAGCAATCTACGCCTGGAAATGGGCCGGCGCCTGGGGCTGCTGGCCGACAACGTCTTTGCTTTCTGCTGGGTCACCGATTTTCCCTTGCTGGAGTTCAGCGCCGAAGAGGCACGCTGGACGGCCGTGCATCACCCGTTTACCGCCGCGCTCGATGAGGATTGGCCGCGCCTGGAGTCAGATCCGGGCAGCGTGCGCGCCCAAGCCTATGATATCATCCTGAACGGCTGGGAAGTGGGCGGCGGCAGCATCCGCATCCACCGCCGGGATCTGCAAAACCGCCTGTTCACGCGCTTGGGCATTGACGAGGAGACGCAGCAACTGCAGTTCAGCCAACTGCTCGACGCCTTCGAGTTTGGCGCGCCGCCGCACGGGGGCATTGCCCTGGGCATGGCGCGACTGGTGGCGCTCTTTGCCGGCGCCGGCAACATCCGCGAAGTGATCGCGTTTCCCAAGACGGCTGCGGCCGGCGATTTGCTTTTCGGGGCGCCGTCGGCCATTGCCGAGGCCCAGTTGGCGGAGTTGCACCTGCGCATCGTCAACGATTAG
- a CDS encoding GNAT family N-acetyltransferase: protein MTTNFDTLAERPLTAADYDQLLALWELAGLHIRPTGRDSRAAFAQQAAGQVQRAIGLWQGPALVGVVLATHDSRRGYINRLAVAPTYRRHGLGRRLIAACEAWFASLGIEVWSALIENWNDASFAIFAAAGYTRHADITYVSKRERPEA, encoded by the coding sequence ATGACAACGAACTTCGATACCCTGGCTGAGCGGCCGCTGACCGCGGCCGATTATGATCAGCTCCTGGCCCTGTGGGAACTGGCCGGTCTGCACATTCGCCCCACCGGCCGCGACAGCCGTGCAGCATTTGCCCAGCAGGCGGCCGGCCAGGTTCAACGCGCCATCGGGCTGTGGCAAGGGCCGGCGTTGGTGGGCGTGGTGCTGGCAACCCACGACAGCCGCCGGGGTTACATCAATCGTCTGGCCGTGGCGCCGACCTATCGCCGTCATGGCCTGGGCCGGCGCTTGATTGCCGCGTGCGAAGCTTGGTTCGCCAGCCTGGGCATCGAAGTCTGGAGCGCGCTGATCGAGAACTGGAACGATGCCTCTTTTGCCATCTTCGCGGCCGCCGGCTACACCCGTCATGCCGACATCACCTACGTCAGTAAGCGTGAACGCCCGGAAGCGTAA
- a CDS encoding FAD-dependent oxidoreductase yields the protein MYDLIIIGGGPAGLAAAVYALRQHLKLLLIGDQMGGRVGWRLDVPWLENRHSISGEEVVRTLKAELQLRHLPRVLDRAIQIDALEDHYRVRTATGEFTTRALLLSTGASPQRMGVPGEETFYLRGLSYSAITYASAMLDKTVAVIGDGPLALRSAAELARAAARVYLVAGDPACRATAWGQWLAALPHLTWLLDYQVEAIYGDDYVEALAVRGPAGLQTLKVNCIFVEIGLQANAGLVTELVDCDAQGHVRVDNRNRTSRPGIFAAGDVTDVHAEQVLIAIGEGAKAALSVSEYLATWESGAGLHR from the coding sequence GTGTACGATCTAATCATTATCGGCGGCGGGCCGGCGGGCCTGGCGGCTGCGGTTTATGCCCTGCGCCAGCATCTCAAGTTGCTGCTCATTGGCGACCAAATGGGTGGGCGCGTCGGCTGGCGCCTGGATGTGCCGTGGCTGGAGAATCGTCATAGCATCAGCGGCGAAGAAGTGGTGCGCACCCTCAAGGCCGAACTGCAGCTGCGCCATCTGCCGCGCGTGCTGGACCGGGCGATACAGATAGACGCGCTCGAGGATCATTATCGGGTGCGCACAGCCACCGGCGAATTTACAACGCGGGCGTTGTTGCTGTCCACCGGAGCCTCTCCCCAGCGCATGGGGGTGCCCGGTGAAGAAACGTTCTACCTGCGCGGGTTGTCGTACTCAGCCATTACCTATGCGTCCGCGATGTTGGACAAGACGGTGGCCGTGATTGGCGATGGGCCGCTGGCGCTGCGCAGCGCCGCGGAGCTGGCGCGTGCGGCCGCGCGCGTCTACCTGGTGGCCGGCGATCCTGCCTGCCGGGCGACTGCCTGGGGACAATGGCTGGCCGCGTTGCCCCATCTCACCTGGCTGCTCGACTACCAGGTGGAGGCCATCTACGGTGACGATTATGTCGAAGCCCTGGCCGTACGCGGCCCCGCCGGCCTGCAGACCCTGAAGGTGAACTGCATCTTCGTGGAAATTGGCCTGCAGGCCAACGCGGGCCTGGTGACGGAGCTTGTTGACTGCGACGCCCAGGGCCATGTCAGGGTGGACAATCGCAATCGCACCAGCCGGCCCGGCATCTTTGCTGCCGGTGATGTAACCGATGTGCATGCCGAGCAGGTGCTCATTGCGATCGGCGAAGGCGCCAAAGCCGCGTTGAGCGTTTCGGAGTATTTGGCAACGTGGGAGTCAGGCGCAGGTTTGCACCGGTAG